The sequence tttaggttatcagtacagtcggtccaatcctgaccgttcaaacacattgcacAATGTAAAACgttcttgaacaaatctcaagacgttctccatcgtgcGTTCTTTGCCGCTtcaagaagctgataacccatcacgcgctctccaccatttactgaaacttcgcacattcccaaggtagataggatcaatcttcttcatgcaagatcctcaaggaaatccatcacgcgcacaaggctgacgtggcaacaggATCTGATCTCCATTCCAATGTTaacccatcacaagatgtcatcagtcgaatcacacagacttgaaatgcatcaaccgaaaaccctaaagctaagactaccaaccggtagtcataccaaatgaaaccccgatacaaaactttccatataccagttcacattccaacatactgcttcacttgaaccaacatactgcttcactttttcacatataccagttcacatcatcataccagttctcttgcaaatttgcttacttcaatataccggttcatacttcagcatattgacatcaatgacaacatacaatatcatcatgtcatcacactctgcacatatgccaacaaatgaATGCTTATTAGTCGATATTCACTATCGATTCATAATATAGGCAAAAACTACGGTTGACATACATAATCAATTCGTATAAAGGAATCGATATTAAATATCGATACTTCACAAAATCGATATATGTTATAATGTGGTATCAACATTAATATTAGTGTAAATCAGCAttatcaatatcaacaataacatgactaATATCAACAACATGAATGGCATAATTAatgatcatgtatatatatatatatactgaattTCAGTCATGCATTGTGATAGTCATAATCATGACAGTATACATCGAAGAGAATAATCCGACCGAAGCTACAAATCATTAACACGTCCCACTCCAAAATTGGCAAAGTTTATGCTGTTCATGGAGTTTCTGTTCCAGATATGATCTTGCCATATAGCATATTATTATCCATCATTTACAAATGTGTTAAAATTGCAATAAGTATATCCACTTATGCATAGGAAATAGGGCTAATGCAAGGAATGCTAATCCAGTTTAAAAACAAATGCATATCTCCTCTTCACAGATTCCTACAGCTCTATATTCCAAGTTGAAAGACAAAATTGAAAGAGACTGTAGCAAGCATTTAAGGGTATTGTCATTTGCTTATTAGTGTAAAatgcaaagaaattcaaaaacaaagTATACTCTACTGTATATTAACACCATATGATATGAAAAAGGGACTCAACTACTTTTTTTCATTTAATCTAGACCTTAGGGGCACATACATATTTTGCTTCTTGTAAGGACCTTTCAGAAGCTCAAGAAAAAACAATTAGAACTTTGTCATGTAAAATATTTCAACAAGATGCTCTATTTTCATCACCTCCCAAATGAAAATTAGAACTGTGCAGCTCTTTGATTATGTCCAATACATTTTGGCTTGCCCTTGCCCTTGTCTATAGCATCCGATAGAGATATTTTGAGAAAATCTAAATCTCTCATCAAAAGCATTTAGGACATTTATGATCAACAAGTTGTAAACAAGCATTGTTTCTCACCAATAAAACAGCTTCACTAAACCATCTcccctaaaaaataaaattccTATAATTCATTCTCATACTGGCACATGTAACCTCCATTCCAAGCAAATGCACATGCTACAGTTCTTCAAAGCAATCCATGGTTTTCCTCACCTCGCTTCAGTCAAATAATATCAATATATACCTTGTGTTTCCGAGAAAGGAGTACAATGACAACAAATTTAAGAAAGTTGAAACCATTTACAAAACCAAAATGACCAAAAAATATCAGCAGAACAGAATTTACCTGGTATAAAAGGCAAACAGAAAACTCTATTGTAAATATAAAAATCACTTTATTTCAAGGTGATAACTTGTAATCTTTTTCAATAAAACTAAAAGTGAGAATAATGAGAATCAAAAACTGCAGCAATTTGAAACTCTTAATCTTGTAAATAGGATGTTAGTGAGATTCAAGTAGCAGATATCAGACTTTGAAGCCAACCTGTTGTCAGATCTCGAGGAGAAAGTCTTCCATGTGCACAAGCAGTTAAGACAGCTTCCACCACAAATGGGACAGCTCCCAGAACCTCCCATGCAGGTAATAAAGGTCTTAGAGGTGCATCCTCACCTATGCTTCCTGATGAACTACTTGGAGTGCTACCCGCAGAAGCTCCAGTTGTAGTAGACAGTGTTCCTCCCTTATTCATCTTTCGATACATCATATTCAAGAGTCTATCAGCAATTTGATGCACAGGATTACCCTGAACAAGACCAGAAAGAGTCGAAGCTATACAAGCTTTGTGCTGACAGTACCAAGCTTTAAAATTTGGAAATGAATCAACAACAACTGGTTGGGCAAATGATGAAGGTGCATCAAGTGTTTGGCCCTTCGCTGAAATTATCATTTGAGATAAACTAGAGCCAAAAATAGATGATCTTTCAACTAGATACTGTTTATTCTCCTTAGTAGTTTTGTCTAAGGTTGAGCACAAAGATGAAGCCAGATGATTGTTGTGCAACAATAATAGGTATTCAAGAGTAAGTTCTGCTCCAACCGGAGCTCCCCTTCCTAAAATGCAATGCTCGTGAGGAGGTCGATAAAATTTCCACAATCTTAAAAGCAAAAGAAAAGCACATGAAAAGACCAAGTAAACTGAAATTTCCTCTCCAGAACTTGATTGCTGTGGCACTGTTGGCAAGATTGATCCAAAAACCTCACAAATAGGCATCAATGCAGCTGCCATTTCTGGAAGCTGCCATGTTTTTAATAAAAGCATCAGAAAACATCAGAAGGAATTCCAACATCTAAACAGATAATATGCAACTCTAGGGAGACAAATCTAACTACACATGCAAAACAAGAACTGATACCATAGAATATGAGAACAATTCAAGCAAAATCGAACATACCACACCATACAAAGAAAGAATATGAACAGCATCAACAGAGGTCACTCCAATAAGGACAGTATATAGTAGTGGTGCATAAGCTACTAAATGACTCCCAGGTCCACCATAATCTGGAGGAGGTGGAGGTGAAAGCAGCTTTACTACAAAGCGAACTGCATGCTCCTATGATAGAATAAATAGTAAGAAACTTGATGCAAAGACTGTTTAAACAAGGAAAAGATTTTCTAGCCATGCTTCTCCAAAATGTCAGATAAAATGTTCCCTACAAATATTAGAATACCAGACAAATTTTGATTAGATAAATATTCATATAGATCTATATTTTCTAAACAAGCTTTGTCTATATATAATATTCACATTAAATGAATGGCTAATTTGAATACGGATTTCATTTGTACTAAATCAAACTACAGGATTTTTTCCATCTCACCTGGACATTCCATCCTCGAACAAGAGATGCACCACACAAGATGCTAGCTGCAGCTAACCTTTCTTCCTCTGATCCACTGATTGCAATTTGATAAACTTTTTCGAGTTCTGCTAAGCTTCCAACATAGCACTGAAGAGTTTAGAGAGATTATATTTCACAAACTGGAGAGTCAAAACATAAACAACCCAGTAAACAAGCAAAAATTCCAAGATCATTTCGGAGGCTAATAAATGATTAATCATCCATTCAAATTCAGATTCCCTCTTGTTAAAGAATATCTTATAGCAAACCACTCAAAAATACCTTGAAGCAGGCGTTGCAATAAGCATATTTATAAGTGAAACAGAGAGAGTAGCCCCTTCAATGAGTGCAGACCAGGGAGATTTTTGAACTGGTGCCGTGTGAGACAGTGGATTTACCAGCTCTCGTACATAACCTGGCCAAAAGTATGCTGAGGAATCAATCAACCTTCTGGCAATGCAAGCTTCAACAATCAGGTGCCACATGCTTCcacctacaaaaaaaaaaagaaaaacttcAGAGATAATAGTTGGAGAGTTGATCCTTAGTCCTATATCAACCAAGCACTTATGATTAGTTCAGAGTCAAGACATAGCATAGGAAAGAGAAAATATGAATATGTAAAAAAACTTAGTTAAATATATTTTCATTTAAGTAATACCACCAAAACAAAGGCAAAATGTGGGCAGTGCATAAGGAAACAACTTTTGGTCCAAAACATGAATAAAACTGTTCGAATGAGGTCACCTGTTTTTATGGAATTGTCATTGCTGCTCAAAACATCAAAGCTTGGACTCCCACCAGTAAAGCCATAAACAAAGGTTGATGCTTTAGCAGCAGCCTGATTCGCAGCAGAAACTACAGACTGGGGAGGTGCTAACAGGCCATCAAACTGTCCCAAAATCTGAAGACTTGATACAAGGGCTGCACGTTTCATATCTGACCCATTCCTCTCTTCACTATGCTCATTCAAAGTTCCATTATTTCTATCTGATTGAAAATTTCTATCTTCTACATCGATTAAATTGGCAATTGTTACAGGTGTAATGGACAAAAGCATGCATAGTCGTGCATCAAGATGAGGTACGGGACCCTCAAGAGGATCTCGCTCCTGTAcatcaattaaaaatcaaaaaaataagtaTTGGATGTGAAAATAACAAGGCAGAgatctttttctttttaaatagaGCTTCCTTCTAAATCAAAACTGGCAAATGTTTTCAGgtgttttattaaattaatttatgccAACAGAAGATAAGGCAACTAGATATAAAGTACGTGTATGCACCCTACCCTTTGAACAAGCCGAAGAGCTGCAATCCATACACCTAAAAAAGTCTCTTGCCAACTGGCACCATTCACTGCATGTAATGATTTGATCAATTCTGTACAACAGATGCCCAACGTCATGCAATAGAATGTCAAATTTCAGAAGCCAATATAATTGTATGCAAACTTGAGTAAAAGACAACCTAACACAAATCAGCACAACTAGTTGTCATGCGACAGCACAATACACATTTATAGATGAAAGGTAATCTATTTTAATACTCACACGTACCAGCCAGCATCTCTGGAAAAGATGGAGCTGAAAGATACTTTCCTTCCATTGCATCTTCCATTATTAAATCAAAATGAAGCCATGCAGCAGCTCTTCCCACACCATAATTGTGTTCAAATATTGATGTATGAGATCCTGCATCAATAAGTACTTTGATTGCCTGGTGTTGACTAGGTTGGTATTCTTGACTTAAACCTCTTCGGATGCTGCCAATCAGTTGTGGAAGCAGTTCACTGACTATTTTTGAATCTGATGAAGTTGAGTGCGTTTCAAAtatttgcaaattttgaaataagtaACTCCATTGTTCAGGCCTACAGAATTTGTGGAAACACCATAATTATGgttcatttaaaaataaccattgcctttaaatattaaatgttaaaGACATTGAAATCTGATAAGCACCTAATCCCAAAGACccaaatcttggtcaacaaaaggGAGTTATATTTTTATTGACTATTTTCTGTACCTTTAAATAAAAATGCGGGTACAGAAATCTCAAGAGTCAACTTTTTGGAGTTGTATAAAATGGAAGTTGTGTGTTATATTCCTCTTAAGGAAATTTATGATCAAATTTGTGTGTCGTAAAAAAATTGCTTCACAATGTGAGCCATAATATTTAGATAACTGGACATACTAGTATCATACTATCTTTGCTACATTGTAAACAAATAAAAGAGAACAGTAAATTTCTTGCTAACACAGACCCTATGgtgatccaacaagaatatataCAGTTGCACAACCAAACCCACAATTATGGATATTGCTATCAAATGAAAATAAAATGGGTATTCAATCATATGCCTTCCTACCCTGAACATCCATTTTAATGAAGCAAAAATTTCAAGTATCTTATTAAATTTATCAGTAACGCTAATTTACATATTCTCCTGTACATCTTAAAACACTAGGGATGGAATAGGAAAAAAAAAATAAACCAATTTTTTTAGTATAGTGCCATATAATGAGATATGATTACAAAATTTACATATTCCGACGTGCAAGGCAGAGAAGGGATGCTGTTTTTCTGTGTTCCATAAGCTTTCCAATCAACTCAATGGCCACCATAGAG is a genomic window of Cryptomeria japonica chromosome 7, Sugi_1.0, whole genome shotgun sequence containing:
- the LOC131030060 gene encoding mediator of RNA polymerase II transcription subunit 33A, whose protein sequence is MDAEEIQMVSSPQHWQQQALELTKVSQAQKDPPLLWAVEVSKCLAGADVEIPSVELGQLLVSHLCWSNNEPMVWKYVEQAIATRLLSSLHILSLLTSRVIPYRQPQPEAYRLYLELLNKYAFSTALENMPSCREMTIKAVDEALQISQAFGMPVTELGQTVVLFVFTVVCNLLNATAEDWGMQMIWSEKQQILTMNTGQNDMCLDIEDDLNDKRHLHRENLRRTNSMVAIELIGKLMEHRKTASLLCLARRNMPEQWSYLFQNLQIFETHSTSSDSKIVSELLPQLIGSIRRGLSQEYQPSQHQAIKVLIDAGSHTSIFEHNYGVGRAAAWLHFDLIMEDAMEGKYLSAPSFPEMLAELIKSLHAVNGASWQETFLGVWIAALRLVQRERDPLEGPVPHLDARLCMLLSITPVTIANLIDVEDRNFQSDRNNGTLNEHSEERNGSDMKRAALVSSLQILGQFDGLLAPPQSVVSAANQAAAKASTFVYGFTGGSPSFDVLSSNDNSIKTGGSMWHLIVEACIARRLIDSSAYFWPGYVRELVNPLSHTAPVQKSPWSALIEGATLSVSLINMLIATPASSLAELEKVYQIAISGSEEERLAAASILCGASLVRGWNVQEHAVRFVVKLLSPPPPPDYGGPGSHLVAYAPLLYTVLIGVTSVDAVHILSLYGVLPEMAAALMPICEVFGSILPTVPQQSSSGEEISVYLVFSCAFLLLLRLWKFYRPPHEHCILGRGAPVGAELTLEYLLLLHNNHLASSLCSTLDKTTKENKQYLVERSSIFGSSLSQMIISAKGQTLDAPSSFAQPVVVDSFPNFKAWYCQHKACIASTLSGLVQGNPVHQIADRLLNMMYRKMNKGGTLSTTTGASAGSTPSSSSGSIGEDAPLRPLLPAWEVLGAVPFVVEAVLTACAHGRLSPRDLTTGWLQSLISAT